The window TGATCACTTCTCTGCCACACCAAGTATCAGGTGCGAAACTGCTTGAGCAAATCGCAAACCAAATGCGCGCTAAGAAGCTGCCAATGGTTGACGACCTTCGCGATGAATCGGATCACGAGAACCCAACGCGTATCGTTGTGGTTCCTAAGTCAAACCGCGTAGATTGCGATCTGTTGATGAACCACTTGTTCGCTTCAACCGATCTTGAGCGCAGCTACCGCGTTAACTTGAACATGATTGGTTTGGATAACCGTCCTCAAGTTAAAGGTCTGGTTCAAATTCTGTCTGAGTGGATCGAGTTCCGTCGCACGACTGTACGTCGCCGTCTACAACACCGCCTAGACAAAGTAATGGCTCGTCTACACATCTTGGAAGGTTTGTTGGTTGCTTACCTCAACCTAGATGAAGTGATTGAGATCATTCGTACTGAAGACGATCCAAAAGCAGTGCTGATGGAACGCTTTGGTATTACCGATATCCAAGCGGATGCAATTCTAGATACCAAACTTCGTCACCTAGCCAAACTAGAAGAGATGAAGATCCGTGGTGAGCAAGACGAGCTAGAGAAAGAGCGTGATAAGCTAGAACAGCTACTAGGTTCTGAGCGTCGTCTAAACACACTACTGAAGAAAGAAATCAAAGCAGACGCAGAGAAGTACGGCGATGATCGTCGTTCTCCAATGGTTGAACGTGCAGAAGCAAAAGCGCTGACTGAACGCGACCTAGTACCAAGCGAGCCAATCACGGTTGTGCTTTCTGAGAAAGGTTGGATTCGTCACGCGAAAGGTCACGATGTGGATGCAGAAGGCTTGAGCTACAAGTCTGGTGATAAATACCTAGCGCATGCGCGCGGTAAGAGTAACCAGCAAGCGGTATTCTTTGGCAGTGATGGCCGAAGCTACTCACTTGAGTCGCATTCATTACCGTCAGCACGAAGCCAAGGTGAACCGATTACTGGTCGCTTGAATATCACTGCGGGCAGCAATATTCGCCAAGTGATCATGGGTGAAGAAGAGCAGTTATGGCTGGTGGGTTCTGACGCGGGTTACGGCTTTGTATGTAAAGGCTCAGACTTGTTATCGAAGAACCGCAGCGGTAAAGCATTGGTGACGCTACCTGCAAACTCTGAGGTGATGACACCGAAGACGATTGCTGATTTGGATTCGGATGAAATTCTCGCGATTACCAACCAAGGTCGCATGTTGTTGTTCCCAATTAAAGACCTACCGCAATTGGCGAAAGGTAAGGGTAACAAGATCATCAACATTCCAGCGGCGAAGGCGAAAGAGCGTGAAGAGGTGCTTTCTCACTTGATGGCTCTGCCACAAGGCGCGTCTCTAACCTTGTATGCAGGTAAGCGTAAACTAGGCTTGAAACCTGCTGACCTTGAGAACTTCCGTGGTGAACGTGGACGCCGAGGTAGCTTACTACCACGTGGTTTACAACGCGTAACACGAATTGAAATTGAGATGGGCGGAAGCGCAGAAGTTTTAGAAGAACCAAGCGACAGCGAATAGCGCACAAACAAAAATCCCAGCCAATGGCTGGGATTTTTTTATGCTTCTTGTTTGTCTTCGGCGATGGTGACTTTTAAGTTCATTTCTTTACCCTTGCGGATAATGCCAACATCGACGGAGGTGCCCGGACGTAGGTCAGTGACGATGTCCATCACGCTTTGGCGTCCTTGAACTTTCGTACCGTTAATACTGATGATGATGTCTTGTTTCTCAAAACCGGCATCACTCGCAGGACCATTCGGGTCAATGCCTAACACCACGATGCCACCAATGTGTTCGTTACCTAACAAGCGAGCAGTTACCGCATTAATATCTTGCCCATCAATACCAATGTAGCCTCGGATTACACGACCATCTGCGATGATTTTCTGCATGATCTTGTTTGCTAGAGGGGCTGGAATTGCAAAGGAGATGCCGTAGGTCTCAAGGTCTGTCGCCTGTTGGAATGAAGCCGTATTTATGCCTACCAATTCACCTTGCGTGTTGACCAAAGCACCACCCGAGTTACCTTCGTTGATTGCTGCATCGGTTTGGATAAAGGCTTGGCGACCGTCACTGATAGACGAACGACCAGTTGCGGAGATAATTCCGAAGGTGGTGGTTTGACCTAAATTGTACGGGTTGCCAATTGCTAGGACGACATCACCAACTCGAGGTTTGTATTCTGGATTGAGTGGGATAACAGGAAGGTTAGAACCTTCGACACGTAGGATCGCAATGTCCGTACGCTTATCAGTACCAACCAATTGAGCTGCAGCGACGCGGCCATCTTGTAGCGCAACCACGATTTGGTCAGCTTGAGCCACTACGTGGTAGTTAGTAATGATGTAGCCTTTTTCGCTAACAATAACGCCAGAGCCCAAGCCTTGAGTTGAAAGCTTGCTGCGGTCATTTTCCACATACTTACGGCTGTAGATATTCACTACCGCGGGCGCTGCCTTTCTTACCGCTTGGTTAAAAGACACCTCGAGTGACGCGATGTTGCTTGGTTGTGGATCAACAAGCGCGGTTGGGATGACATTGCTGCGCAAAGATGGAACGGCGAGTAATACAATGACGGCAGTTGCTAAGCCTAAAAAGACAGAACGTAACAAAAAGCTAAGCATAACCTCTCCATAATTGAGCGCCCAATTGGCATAGAAAACTGAAGGATAGCATTACATTTAAAAATAACAAAAGGGCAAGACGTGATCGTCCTGCCCTTTTAAAAAACCATGACATAAGTAAAGCATTCGAGTGTCATCACGAATTAAATGACGGACGCCATTCCTTCGCTTCTGTTTGTGTGATTGGCTTATCACTTAGCCCAGTTAACGGATAACCAAGTAAACCGTGCGATCACCACGTTGAACATTGATTGCCAGCACACCTTTGTGCTTTTCAACAATCGCACGCAGTTCGGCAAGGTTCTTCACGCGTTTACGGTTCACACCAATAATGATGTCATCTTGTGCTAGCTGGTATTGAGCTGCAGGAGAGTTCTCCGCAACGCTAGTGACCTTCACACCTTGGATCTTGTCACTTGGCGTGGTGTTACTTAGCTCTGCACCTTTTAGGCCTTCATGCAGTGTTTCCGCTTTCGCTTTCACATTCGTTGATTCACCTAACGTTACATCGAAAGATTTTTGCTTACCATCGCGGATCACTCCAAGTGTGATTTTTTTACCAGCACCAAGCGTTGCGACTTTTGCACGAAGCTCAGAGAAGGTATCAATCGCTTTACCGTTCACAGAAACAATCACGTCACCTGCTTTCAGGCCTGCTTTATCTGCCGCGCTGTCGGGTACCACTTGGCTGACGAAAGCGCCTTTGCTTGACTCATAACCCAGTGCTTCAGCAAGCTCTGAGGTTACTTCGCCCCCTTGAACACCGAGCATGCCGCGTTTCACTTCACCGAACTCTAAGATCTGATCGGTTAAGTTCTTCATCATGTTGGACGGAATTGCAAAACCAATACCCACGTTACCGCCATTTGGACCAAGAATTGCCGTGTTGATGCCGATCAGTTCACCGTTGAGGTTAACCAAAGCGCCGCCTGAGTTACCGCTGTTAATTGCGGCATCGGTCTGGATGAAGTTTTCAAAGTTCTCGACGTTCAAGCCGCTTCGACCAAGTGCCGATACAATACCGGATGTGACCGTTTGGCCTAAACCAAATGGGTTACCGATAGCCACAGTAAAGTCACCTACACGCAGAGAGTCTGAATCAGCGACTTTAATTTGTGTTAGGTCTTTGGCTTTTTCGAGTTTAAGCAGCGCGATATCTGACATCTCATCGCCACCGACTAATTCAGCGTCATACTCGCGACCATCGTACAAGCGGACACGAATTTCATCCGCGCCTTTAATCACGTGGTAGTTTGTGACGATTTGGCCTTTTTTCGCATCAATGATGACACCAGAACCTAAACCTCTAAATGGGCGCTCTCGGGTCTGCTCTGTTGGGAATTCAGGGCCAAAGAAGAACTGAAACTGCTCCGGGATACGGCTGGTTTGCACTTGTTTCCCTTCCACCGCAATGCTCACAACTGCAGGGGTGACCTTTTCGAGCATAGGGGCAAGACTAGGTAACTGTTCCCCATCCACACTAAGCGGAAGTGCCGCGGTTGCGGTAACTGGGGTGATGATTGAACCCAAGCTTAAAGAAAGAACGGTTAACGCAAGCAATGGCTTTTTCATCAAATAACTCCTCTTGAAAAACAGGTCTGCCAAAAAGAAACATCCTAAACATTAATTATGTATGTATTAATTAGGACAATCGAAACGGGGTGGCAGGTCACTGAAAGTTAGAGATGAGTTGCTTAAGAAAAGTTCAAAAAGGGTCAATACAAATTGATAAGAAATGCGTATGTATTGACCCAGTTAGGCAGGAAAAGGGGGATTAAGACGCTTTAGCAGTGACAGCTTCTGGTGCGTCGATGATTTCTTTTTCCTGATCCTTCAAAAGACCGGTTGCGCCGTTGGCATAGTCTTTCGGTTGTTCGCTGACGTCTGACTGGTCTTCTTCGATCGATTCAGTCGACATTGCTGTCTTCTTATCAAACGGATTATCTTGCTCAGGCAAGTTGGGTAGAAGTTCTGAAGACGTTTTCGCCATATGCTGGTATAGCTTAGTGTAATCTTTACCCAAGGTATCCAACATTTCTGCAGTTTGTGCAAAGTGATCGACGAGCTCTTGACGTTGTTGCTCTAGTTCAAATTTGGCTGCTTCGAGTTCTTTTTGCACAGACTTTTGTTTTTTGTATTCGGGGGTGGTTAGTCGACTAATGACTACGCCAACGATTGTACCGACCAGTAAACCCACAATGGCATAAATCCAAGGCATAACTGCTCCTTATAGTTGTTTTAACAAGTCTTTTACTACTTAGTTACACGCGGTGCTTGTCCATGTTACTATGGCTTGAACAGCCGATAAAGAAAAATAGCGGTATGTTTTCGGGGACTGATATCCACTTCTCTCTATTCTCAAAGCTGTCCCCGAGGTGACAAATTTTCTCTGTACCTCTGATACGACTCAATGCCATGACACCATTACAACGATACCAACAAGACATAGCAGAGCATGGATTCCAGCGTGATGAAGCCCAATATAACGCTGTCGTTGCTTTAGATAAACTCTACCATGCGATTGCAGAATTTCAGTCTGCACCTATTCCACAGCTTAGCACTTGGCAGAAACTTCTCGGTAAAAAGCCAGAAATGCCAGAGCCGCCAAAAGGGTTATATTTTTGGGGCGGAGTAGGGCGAGGTAAAACCTATTTAATGGATGCGTTTTTTGATGCTTTGCCGACGGAAAAAAAGATGCGAGTGCATTTTCACCGTTTTATGTATCGTGTGCACGATGAGCTCAAACGCCTTGGAGAAGTGGAAAATCCGCTCTCGAAAATCGCTGATTTATTCAAAAAAGAGGCGGATATTGTCTGTTTCGACGAGTTCTTTGTTTCGGATATTACCGATGCGATGATCTTGGCGACTTTGCTGCAAGAAATGTTTAAGCGCCAAATGATTTTGGTCGCAACCTCCAACATTGAGCCAGAAAACCTGTACCGTAATGGCTTGCAACGAGCCCGTTTCTTACCCGCGATAAATATGATCGTTCAGCGCTGTGATGTGCTCAATGTCGACAGTGGGGTGGATTACCGTTTACGCACTCTGCAACAAGCGGAAATCTATCATTACCCGCTGGATGAACGAGCCTCCGTCAACCTTAATAACTATTACCACCAACTGATTGGTGAAAGAAAAGTTGCAGCAAGCAGCATTGAAATTAACCATCGCGAAGTGGCGGTGATTGAAGCTAGTGATGGCGTGCTACATGCTTCTTTTGAGCAACTATGCCAAACGCCCCGTAGTCAGAATGACTATATTGAATTATCTCGTATCTACCACACGGTATTGCTGGCAGACGTAAAGCAGATGGATCGTAAGATAGATGATGCCGCGCGACGCTTTATTGCGTTGGTGGACGAGTTCTACGAGCGTAACGTCAAACTGATTATTTCTGCAGAAGTGGCGATGGAATCCCTTTATACGCAAGGGCAGTTGGAATTTGAGTTTAAACGTTGTCTGTCTCGATTGACCGAGATGCAAAGCCACGAATACCTCGCTAGAGAGCATCTGGCGTAAAAATCAGCAACTCATCTTAAAAAAGTGAAGAAAAAATTCGTGATTTAACGCAAAAAAAGGTGATTTTTTCTTCGCTCTTCTCTATAATCCTGCGACCCACCGTTACTGCAGACCTGATTATCGAAGTTATTTCGACATAGAAGGTCGAGAGAACCAACGACTCGAAGGGGTGATGACTGGGCTCTTAGACAGTGTGGGAGCACTATTGGGTGTTCCTTAAAGTTTAAATTTTAATTAACGGGTTATTATTAGCATGAAAACTTTCGTTGCTAAACCAGAAACTGTAAAACGCGACTGGTACGTTGTAGACGCAGAGGGTAAAACTCTTGGTCGTCTAGCAAGTGAAATTGCATCTCGCCTACGTGGCAAACACAAAGCTGAATACACTCCTCACGTTGACACTGGTGATTACATCATCGTTATCAACGCTGAGAAAGTTGCTGTAACTGGTAACAAAGCTAAGAACAAAGTGTACTACCGTCACTCTGAATTCCCAGGTGGTCTAAAATCTATCACTTTTGAAAAGCTGATCGATCGTAAACCTGAGATGGCTCTTGAGCTTGCAGTTAAAGGCATGCTTCCACGTGGTCCTCTAGGCCGTGCTATGTACCGTAAGCTTAAAGTTTACGCGGGCGCTGAGCACAACCATGTTGCTCAACAACCACAAGTACTAGACATCTAATTGGGGATTTCGAAAATGGCAGAGAATCAATACTACGGCACTGGCCGTCGCAAAAGCTCAGCTGCGCGTGTTTTCATCAAACCAGGCAGCGGCAACATCGTAATCAACAAGCGTAGCCTTGATGAGTACTTCGGTCGTCCAACTTCTCGCATGGTTGTTAAACAACCTCTTGAGCTAGTTGAACTAACTGAGAAGCTAGACCTATACGTTACTGTTAAAGGTGGCGGTATTTCTGGTCAAGCAGGTGCTATCCGTCACGGTATCACTCGCGCTCTTATGGAATACGATGAGTCTCTACGTCCTACTCTACGTGCAGCTGGTTACGTTACTCGTGACGCTCGTTGCGTTGAACGTAAGAAAGTTGGTCTACGTAAAGCACGTCGTCGTCCACAGTTCTCTAAGCGTTAATTTCCTCTTATCGGAAATTATGCTGGTCCAGAGTTACTCTGGATACTGTGTACCAAAGCTCGGCTATATGCCGAGCTTTTTGTTTTTCTAAAGCTTGAAAAAGTCCGTTTTTCTTCTCGCGTTTGCTTTCACTTTCTTACTTAATATCCTCGCAACATTTGAGCGCTTTATCTGCATGTTTTCTGGTTTTATTCGTGCTACAAAACTGAGATAACAAAAGTGGAGAGTACCTTCACATTCTTGAAAGATCTTTCTACGTAATTGACTGAAAACAGCCGGAATACAAGGCTTTTTATCCTATTTCTAGCCATTCTTCGTTTCGCTTTCTTGTTACAAATCACATCTATTTTTTATAATTTTGCCGCTTTTGTGACGGCGTGAGCGATTTGCCTCACAATTGTTACAAAAAGGTAGCTTTATCTTGTCAAAAAGTAGGGTTTTCTTTATCATTTCTCCCAATAAATAGAACTAAATTCATTATTTGTTAGCCATGCTCTTATAAGCGGAATAATAACGATCCAAAGGGAGCAAATGGGAGAATGTTTGGATGAGCAACGCGCCTTTAAATAACGGTCGCAGGCGTTTTCTAACCGCTACAACGGCAGTTGTTGGTGGATTAGGGGCAGCTGCCGTCGCCGTGCCTTTTATCAAATCATGGAATCCGAGTGCCAAAGCAAAAGCTGCGGGTGCACCGGTGGAAGTGGATATCAGTAAAATCGAAGCCGGTCAGATGGTTCGTGTTGAGTGGCAAGGTAAGCCTGTATGGGTTGTACGTCGCACTCAAGAAGTGGTGGATAACCTAAAGAATATCGACGGACAGCTTCGTGACCCACAATCGGAAATGGAACAACAGCCAGTTTATGCTCAGAACGAGCATCGTTCGATCAAACCTGAGTATTTCGTGGCAGTTGGCTTCTGTACTCACTTAGGCTGTTCACCAACCTATCTACCTGACACCTTCTCAGAGCAAGTACAAGGCGTTAAGTCTGGCTTCTTCTGTCCATGTCACGGCTCTAAGTTTGATATGGCTGGTCGAGTGTTCCAAGGTGTTCCTGCACCTCTGAACCTTGTGGTTCCTAAGCACATGTACTTGAGTGATACGAAGCTCATGATCGGTGTTGATGAGGGAGACGCATAATGCAAGCACTATTAGACTGGGTTGAAAAACGAATTCCCGCGATGAATGCTTACAAAAAGCATTTGTCTGAATACCCAATGCCTAAGAACTTCAACTTTTGGTACCTTTTCGGTTCTCTGGCAATGTTGGTACTGGTTAACCAAATCCTGACGGGTATTTGGCTTACGATGAACTATGTTCCTTCAGGTGAAGGCGCATTTGCTTCTGTCGAATACATCATGCGTGACGTTGATTTCGGTTGGTTGCTGCGCTACATGCACTCGACTGGTGCTTCGGCATTTTTCGTCGTTGTTTACCTACATATGTTCCGTGGTTTGATTTACGGCTCATACCAAAAGCCTCGTGAGCTACTTTGGATCTTCGGTATGTTGATCTTTTTGGTTCTGATGGCAGAAGCATTCATGGGCTACCTACTGCCATGGGGCCAGATGTCCTACTGGGGTGCTCAGGTAATCATTTCTCTGTTTGGTGCGATTCCTGTTATTGGCGACGACCTAACGCTTTGGATCCGTGGTGACTACATCATCTCTGGTGCAACGTTAAACCGCTTCTTCGCACTGCACGTTATTGCATTGCCTATCGTGCTACTTCTTCTTGTCGTACTACACGTGTTGGCGCTGCACGAAGTTGGTTCTAATAACCCGGATGGTATCGAGACTAAGCTACCAAAAGGCTCGATGGGCGACGATTACCAAACGCAATTCAAGTTCCACGATTACTACACGAAGAAATACGACATCATCGACTCTATTCCTTTCCACCCTTACGGAACGGTTAAGGACTTGGTTGGTGTCGCTGGCTTCTTGTTCTTATTCTGTTACGTGCTGTTCTTTAACCCAGAGATGGGGGGATACTTCCTTGAGCCGCCTAACTTTGAAGCTGCAAACCCACTGAAGACGCCTGAGCACATTGCTCCTGTATGGTACTTCACTCCGTTCTATGCAATCTTGCGTGCGGTTCCAGACAAACTATTGGGTGTAATCTTTATGGGGGCGTCAATCGTAGTACTGTTTGCTCTACCTTGGTTGGACCGTTGTAAAGTACGTTCATACCGTTACCGTAGCAAATTTCACCTGTTGAATATTTTTCAATTCACTATCGCCTTTATCGCTCTGGGTATTTTGGGTGCACTGCCGGCAACGCCGCTGTACACAATTCTGTCTCAGATCTTTAGCTTGTGTTACTTCATGTTCTTTGTACTGCTGTTCTTCTACAGCAAAAATGAAGCAACCAAACCATTACCAGAAAGGGTGACATTCAAATGAAGAAGTGGATTGTAATTCTATTTGCTATGTTGCCGTCTCTAGCGATGGCAGCGGGTGCCAATGTACCGCTAGACAAAGCGAACGTGGACCTATCGGATAAAGCTTCGCTGCAAAACGGCGCGAAGCTATTCATGAACTATTGTTTTGGTTGTCACTCAACGCAATACCAGCGTTACGAGCGAGTAGCGACGGACTTAGACATTCCTGCTGATCTAATGAAGGAAAACCTGATTTTTGACCCTGAAGCGAAAATCGGTGACCTAATGGTGAATGCGATGCCTGCGAAGCAAGCGGGCGATTGGTTTGGTGCTCCGCCACCGGATCTAACACTGGTTGCTCGAGTTCGTGGTGCAGACTGGCTGTACACTTACCTGCGCTCTTTCTATGTTGATCCATCTCGTCCATTCGGCGTGAACAACATTGTTTTCCCAAGTGTTGGTATGCCACACGTTCTTGAAGAGCTTCAAGGTATCCCGACGCCAGTTTACGGCACTAAAGTTGTGGACGGTGAAGAAGTACAAGTGGTTGTTGGTACTGAAACTAACGGTGCGGGTGAGCTAAGCTCTGGCGAATACGACAAAGCCGTTGGTGACCTAGTGAACTTCCTAGTCTACTCCGGTGACCCAGTTCAACTTGAACGTCATGCGCTTGGTTGGTGGGCAATGGGCTTCCTAGTTCTATTAACTATCGTTGTCGTGATGCTCAAGAAAGAGTATTGGCGTGATGTGCATTAATTGTGCTATCATACTGTGCTAATTCCCAATTTTAATTGCTGGATAATGGAGGCTTAGCCTCCATTATTTTTATTTGTAAGTGTACTGGAGGGCTCCATGGCTGTAGCTGCCAATAAACGTTCTGTGATGACTCTTTTCTCAAGTGCATCAGATTTGTATAGCCATCAGGTTCGCATCGTACTAGCTGAAAAAGGCGTAAGTGTTGAAGTTGAGCTTGTTGATGAAGCTAACCTTCCTGCTGAGCTTGTTGAATTAAACCCATACAAATCAGTGCCAACTCTTGTTGACCGTGAGCTAGCTCTTTACGATTCAAAAATCATCATGGAGTATCTGGACGAGCGTTTCCCTCATCCACCTCTAATGCCTGTTTACCCAGTTGCTCGTGGTAACAGCCGTCTGATGATGTACCGTATTGAACGCAACTGGTACTCACTCGCTGAAAAAGTTGTTAAGGGTAACGCTGAAGAATCAGAAAAAGCACGTACCAAACTACGTAATGATCTTCTGACTCTTGCACCAATCTTTGCTGAGTACGAGTACTTCATGAGCGAAGAGTTCAGCCTAATCGATTGTTACCTAGCTCCACTATTGTGGCGTCTGCCTCAACTAGGTATCGAGCTTGTAGGCCCTGGTTCAAAAGAGATCAAAGTTTACATGAACCGCGTATTTGAACGTGATTCATTCCTTGCATCTCTAACTGAAGCTGAACGTGAAATGCGCCTAGTTCGCTAAGCGGCTCAGATAACACGTTATGGATATTGCAAAAATGACTGCTCGCCGCCCGTACATGCTTCGTGCATTTTATGATTGGCTAGTAGACAACGACTTAACTCCGCACTTGGTTGTAGATGCAACTATGCCAGGTGTGCGTGTACCAGTTGAGTTTATTCAAGATGGTCAAATCATTCTGAATATTGCTCCACGTGCTGTTGGTCAACTTGAGTTGGGTAATGATGCGATTACCTTCCATGCCCGCTTCAGTGGTCGCCCACATTCAGTGATCGTGCCTGTGTACGCTGTACAAGCGATTTACGCACGTGAGAATGGCGCTGGTACCATGTTTGAACCGGAAGAAGCGTACACTCACATTGAAGAAGAAGGCATTGTTGAAGAAGAACAATCGCCGACTTTCACTACCGTGAGTGACGAATCAGAAAGCGTGGACTCGGAGTCTGAAGAGGAAGAAGCACCTCGCCCGAAAGGCAGACCAAGCTTACGAGTTATCAAATAAAAAAGCAGCGTGAATACGCTGCTTTTTTCTTACCTATTTTTCGATTCAAGCAATGAAACGGCTAGCCACTGAAGTTATTGCCGTCACCTGATGCCAATGGCTTAGTTTGCTTGTCCATCTATTTCTTTCACAGTGACTTCTTCTGTCACTGCCGTCTCAGAGTTCGCTGCTTCTGGCTCTTCTACTTCTAACGGCTTTTCATCGCCATACTGGAAGCCCTTAACGACCTGCTTCACGCCAGAAATATTACGTGCAATCTCTGTTGCTCTCTCGCTTTGTGCTGGTGTTACGTAACCAAATAGGAACACGTCGCTGTCTTCGGTGATGACTTTCACTTTCACACCGTTGAGCTCACTGTCCGTCAGCAGCGCAGACTTCACTTTGGTTGTGATCCAACTGTCGTTGCTGATTTGTGTGACGCTGAGAGGTTCTTTTTGTTTGATTTGGTTGTGAATGTTCTTCACACCTTTCACTTCACGGGCTTTGTTTTCAAACTCGTTAATCAAGTCTTGAGTAGGAGCTTGGCCCATTAGGACTACGGTGCCATTGTATGAGCTGGCCACGACGCGGGCTTTTCCTTTAAAAGGTGCTTTATTCCCGATCGCTGCGACTTCGAATTCAATGTTGTTGTCTTGCCAAATTTCTTTGGTGGTACGGGTATCCGTGACGATATTAGCCGTAGTGGCTGCACCTGCAATAAACAAACCTGCACAGCCGCTCATGCTGAGCGCGGCACATAAAATGACAAGACTACGTATCATAATTTTAAACTCTCAATTCAGTTATTCTTCGTGAGCTGGGAAAAGTACTTGGTCGATTAGATCACACAGGCAGTGAAGTGTCACCATGTGTACTTCGTGAATGCGCGCTGTGCGATGTGATGGGATTCGAATTTCAACATCATTCTCGCCGAGTAGGCCGGCCATCTCACCGCCATCCTTACCTGTTAGAGCAATGATGGTCATGTCACGTGTTACCGCCGCTTCCATTGCTTTGGTGACGTTCTTGCTGTTACCGCTGGTCGAAATTGCCAGAAGGATGTCGCCAGGTTCGCCAAATGCGCGTACTTGCTTAGAGAAGATCTCTTGGTAGTGGTAATCGTTCGCTACCGCAGTCAATGTTGTGTTGTCTGCTGTTAAAGCCATCGCTGGAAGGCTAGGGCGTTCAGTTTCGAATCGGTTCAAAAGGCAAGAGACAAACTGTTGCGAGTTCGAGGCACTGCCACCGTTGCCACAGCATAGGATTTTATTGCCATTGAGTAGGCTCGACACCATTGCTTGAGCGGCGTGAGTGATGGCATCTGGCAGCGCTTCTGCTGCCGCAATTTGAATTTGAATACTTTCTGTAAAACTGTCTTTAATGCTGTCTAGCATCGTTTATCCTTCAGAGATTGCATTTTGTATCCAGTTGATGTCTCGACCACTGTCGTGAATGGCGACCACATCAAACCG is drawn from Vibrio campbellii CAIM 519 = NBRC 15631 = ATCC 25920 and contains these coding sequences:
- the sspA gene encoding stringent starvation protein SspA; translated protein: MAVAANKRSVMTLFSSASDLYSHQVRIVLAEKGVSVEVELVDEANLPAELVELNPYKSVPTLVDRELALYDSKIIMEYLDERFPHPPLMPVYPVARGNSRLMMYRIERNWYSLAEKVVKGNAEESEKARTKLRNDLLTLAPIFAEYEYFMSEEFSLIDCYLAPLLWRLPQLGIELVGPGSKEIKVYMNRVFERDSFLASLTEAEREMRLVR
- the petA gene encoding ubiquinol-cytochrome c reductase iron-sulfur subunit, with protein sequence MSNAPLNNGRRRFLTATTAVVGGLGAAAVAVPFIKSWNPSAKAKAAGAPVEVDISKIEAGQMVRVEWQGKPVWVVRRTQEVVDNLKNIDGQLRDPQSEMEQQPVYAQNEHRSIKPEYFVAVGFCTHLGCSPTYLPDTFSEQVQGVKSGFFCPCHGSKFDMAGRVFQGVPAPLNLVVPKHMYLSDTKLMIGVDEGDA
- a CDS encoding cytochrome b — protein: MQALLDWVEKRIPAMNAYKKHLSEYPMPKNFNFWYLFGSLAMLVLVNQILTGIWLTMNYVPSGEGAFASVEYIMRDVDFGWLLRYMHSTGASAFFVVVYLHMFRGLIYGSYQKPRELLWIFGMLIFLVLMAEAFMGYLLPWGQMSYWGAQVIISLFGAIPVIGDDLTLWIRGDYIISGATLNRFFALHVIALPIVLLLLVVLHVLALHEVGSNNPDGIETKLPKGSMGDDYQTQFKFHDYYTKKYDIIDSIPFHPYGTVKDLVGVAGFLFLFCYVLFFNPEMGGYFLEPPNFEAANPLKTPEHIAPVWYFTPFYAILRAVPDKLLGVIFMGASIVVLFALPWLDRCKVRSYRYRSKFHLLNIFQFTIAFIALGILGALPATPLYTILSQIFSLCYFMFFVLLFFYSKNEATKPLPERVTFK
- a CDS encoding BON domain-containing protein, producing MIRSLVILCAALSMSGCAGLFIAGAATTANIVTDTRTTKEIWQDNNIEFEVAAIGNKAPFKGKARVVASSYNGTVVLMGQAPTQDLINEFENKAREVKGVKNIHNQIKQKEPLSVTQISNDSWITTKVKSALLTDSELNGVKVKVITEDSDVFLFGYVTPAQSERATEIARNISGVKQVVKGFQYGDEKPLEVEEPEAANSETAVTEEVTVKEIDGQAN
- a CDS encoding cytochrome c1; protein product: MKKWIVILFAMLPSLAMAAGANVPLDKANVDLSDKASLQNGAKLFMNYCFGCHSTQYQRYERVATDLDIPADLMKENLIFDPEAKIGDLMVNAMPAKQAGDWFGAPPPDLTLVARVRGADWLYTYLRSFYVDPSRPFGVNNIVFPSVGMPHVLEELQGIPTPVYGTKVVDGEEVQVVVGTETNGAGELSSGEYDKAVGDLVNFLVYSGDPVQLERHALGWWAMGFLVLLTIVVVMLKKEYWRDVH
- a CDS encoding phosphoheptose isomerase; this translates as MLDSIKDSFTESIQIQIAAAEALPDAITHAAQAMVSSLLNGNKILCCGNGGSASNSQQFVSCLLNRFETERPSLPAMALTADNTTLTAVANDYHYQEIFSKQVRAFGEPGDILLAISTSGNSKNVTKAMEAAVTRDMTIIALTGKDGGEMAGLLGENDVEIRIPSHRTARIHEVHMVTLHCLCDLIDQVLFPAHEE
- the sspB gene encoding ClpXP protease specificity-enhancing factor, yielding MDIAKMTARRPYMLRAFYDWLVDNDLTPHLVVDATMPGVRVPVEFIQDGQIILNIAPRAVGQLELGNDAITFHARFSGRPHSVIVPVYAVQAIYARENGAGTMFEPEEAYTHIEEEGIVEEEQSPTFTTVSDESESVDSESEEEEAPRPKGRPSLRVIK